One window from the genome of Streptomyces sp. NBC_00287 encodes:
- a CDS encoding SDR family NAD(P)-dependent oxidoreductase, with product MTIQKAVPGAWAGALESGEPKGRKGPGRTALVTGATSGIGRAVAERLADEDFDLFVCARSADAVAVTVAALRAKGVKADGLAVDVRDPKAAGELVEAAVACHGRLDVLVNNAGRSGGGVTAELTDELWLDIIETNLNSVFRITREMLRQGGAVDRGWGRIVNIASTAGKQGVVLGAPYSASKHAVVGFTKALGLELAATGVTVNAVCPGYVETPMAERVRQGYADAWGTTTDEVLDRFNAKIPLGRYTTPEEVAGMVGHLVTDNAAAITAQAINVCGGLGSY from the coding sequence ATGACGATCCAGAAGGCCGTACCCGGCGCCTGGGCCGGTGCCTTGGAGAGCGGTGAGCCCAAAGGCCGCAAGGGGCCCGGCCGTACCGCGCTGGTGACCGGCGCGACCAGCGGCATCGGACGGGCCGTCGCCGAACGCCTCGCCGACGAGGACTTCGACCTGTTCGTCTGCGCACGGAGCGCCGACGCGGTCGCCGTGACCGTCGCCGCGCTGCGCGCCAAGGGAGTGAAGGCGGACGGCCTCGCCGTCGACGTACGCGACCCGAAGGCGGCGGGCGAGCTCGTCGAGGCCGCCGTCGCCTGCCACGGCCGCCTCGACGTCCTCGTCAACAACGCGGGCCGCAGCGGCGGCGGAGTCACCGCCGAACTCACCGACGAGCTCTGGCTCGACATCATCGAGACCAACCTCAACAGCGTCTTCCGCATCACCCGGGAGATGCTCCGCCAGGGCGGCGCCGTCGACCGCGGCTGGGGGCGGATCGTCAACATCGCCTCCACCGCCGGGAAACAGGGCGTCGTCCTCGGCGCCCCCTACTCCGCCTCCAAGCACGCGGTGGTCGGCTTCACCAAGGCCCTCGGCCTGGAGCTCGCCGCGACCGGCGTCACCGTCAACGCGGTGTGCCCGGGCTATGTGGAGACCCCGATGGCCGAACGGGTCCGCCAGGGCTACGCCGACGCCTGGGGCACCACCACCGACGAGGTGCTCGACCGCTTCAACGCCAAGATCCCGCTGGGCCGTTACACCACCCCGGAGGAGGTCGCCGGCATGGTCGGCCACCTGGTCACGGACAACGCCGCGGCCATCACGGCCCAGGCCATCAATGTCTGCGGCGGCCTGGGAAGTTACTGA
- a CDS encoding 2-oxoacid:acceptor oxidoreductase subunit alpha translates to MHPPAASAADSRTEQRTEQLSRVVIRFAGDSGDGMQLTGDRFTSETASFGNDLSTLPNFPAEIRAPAGTLGGVSSFQLHFADHDILTPGDAVDVLVAMNPAALKTNLSDLRSGGELLVNRDEFDARALAKAGYETSPLDDDSLQGYRLHPVPLTSLTVEALKEYGLTRKEAQRAKNMFALGLLSWMYHRPTEGTEKFLKSKFAKKPQIAAANIAAFKAGWNFGETTEDFAVSYEIAPAANTFPSGTYRNISGNLALSYGLLTAAQQADLPLFLGSYPITPASDILHELSRHKNFGVRTFQAEDEIAAAGAALGAAFGGSLAVTSNSGPGMALKSETIGLAVALELPMVIVDIQRGGPSTGLPTKTEQADLLQTMYGRNGEAPVPIVAPQTPADCFDAALEAVRIAVTYRTPVYLLSDGYLANGAEPWRIPELHELPDLRVHFADGPNHTLADGTEVFWPYKRDPLTLARPWAIPGTPGLEHRVGGIEKQDGTGNISYDPANHDFMVRTRQRKIDGIWVPDIEVDDPHGARTLVLGWGSTYGPITAAVRRLRRAGEPIAQAHLRHLSPFPRNLGEVLGRYERVVVPEMNLGQLAALLRARYLVDVRGHTQVSGMPFKAEQLASVLKEEIHAG, encoded by the coding sequence ATCCATCCACCGGCGGCCTCGGCCGCCGACTCGCGGACCGAGCAGCGGACCGAGCAACTGTCCCGTGTCGTCATCCGGTTCGCGGGCGACTCCGGAGACGGCATGCAGCTGACGGGTGACCGGTTCACGTCGGAGACCGCGTCGTTCGGCAACGATCTGTCGACCCTGCCGAACTTCCCCGCTGAGATCCGCGCCCCCGCCGGCACCCTGGGCGGTGTCTCCTCCTTCCAGCTGCACTTCGCGGACCACGACATCCTCACGCCCGGCGACGCCGTGGACGTGCTGGTGGCGATGAACCCGGCGGCGCTGAAGACCAATCTGTCCGACCTGCGCTCCGGCGGCGAACTCCTCGTCAACAGGGACGAGTTCGACGCCCGCGCGCTGGCCAAGGCCGGGTACGAGACCTCACCGCTGGACGACGACTCGCTCCAGGGGTACCGCCTGCACCCCGTGCCGCTGACCAGCCTCACCGTCGAGGCGCTCAAGGAGTACGGGCTGACCCGCAAGGAGGCCCAGCGCGCGAAGAACATGTTCGCGCTCGGTCTGCTGTCGTGGATGTACCACCGGCCCACCGAGGGCACGGAGAAGTTCCTGAAGTCGAAGTTCGCGAAGAAGCCTCAGATCGCGGCAGCGAACATCGCCGCGTTCAAGGCCGGTTGGAACTTCGGCGAGACGACGGAGGACTTCGCGGTCTCCTACGAGATCGCCCCGGCGGCGAACACGTTCCCGTCCGGCACCTACCGCAACATCTCCGGCAACCTCGCCCTGTCCTACGGTCTGCTCACCGCCGCCCAGCAGGCGGATCTGCCGCTGTTCCTGGGCTCGTACCCCATCACCCCGGCCTCCGACATCCTGCACGAGCTGAGCCGGCACAAGAACTTCGGGGTGCGCACCTTCCAGGCGGAGGACGAGATCGCGGCGGCCGGCGCGGCGCTCGGTGCGGCGTTCGGCGGCTCGCTTGCGGTGACCTCCAACTCGGGTCCCGGGATGGCGCTCAAGAGCGAGACGATCGGCCTCGCCGTCGCCCTCGAACTGCCCATGGTCATCGTCGACATCCAGCGCGGCGGCCCCTCGACGGGACTGCCGACCAAGACGGAGCAGGCCGACCTGCTGCAGACGATGTACGGCCGCAACGGCGAGGCCCCGGTGCCGATCGTGGCGCCGCAGACACCTGCCGACTGCTTCGACGCGGCGCTGGAGGCGGTCCGGATCGCGGTGACCTACCGCACCCCGGTCTATCTGCTCTCCGACGGCTACCTGGCGAACGGTGCCGAGCCGTGGCGGATCCCGGAGCTGCACGAACTCCCCGATCTGCGGGTGCACTTCGCCGACGGTCCCAACCACACGCTGGCGGACGGCACCGAGGTCTTCTGGCCGTACAAGCGCGATCCGCTGACGCTGGCCCGCCCCTGGGCGATCCCGGGCACGCCGGGTCTCGAGCACCGCGTCGGCGGCATCGAGAAGCAGGACGGCACGGGCAATATCTCCTACGACCCGGCCAACCACGACTTCATGGTCCGCACCCGGCAGCGGAAGATCGACGGTATCTGGGTGCCGGACATCGAGGTCGACGATCCGCACGGCGCCAGGACCCTGGTCCTGGGCTGGGGTTCGACCTACGGCCCGATCACCGCGGCCGTGCGCCGGCTGCGCAGGGCCGGGGAGCCGATCGCGCAGGCGCATCTGCGCCATCTCAGCCCGTTCCCGCGCAATCTCGGCGAGGTCCTCGGCCGCTACGAGCGAGTCGTGGTGCCCGAGATGAACCTCGGCCAGCTCGCGGCACTGCTGCGTGC
- a CDS encoding aromatase/cyclase, giving the protein MPNTVHTTRIAAPPEAVHALIADVTVWPLMFEPNIHTEYVGGAPRTEGRERIRIWAFAGSEIRSWTSERVLDPHALTVDFRQEEPAAPLTSMSGRWLAKDIGGGETLLELHHEFEAFTDEHFVLHALHQNSPAELAGMRIAAENPRTPYVFEDSLRIEAPPRAVYDFLYAADRWPERLPHVASLDLSEPAPGIQRMVMETRSPDGTLHSSESVRVCRAEVGSIAYKQIRTPTVLVAHTGEWRLTPLPDGTTLATSRHSVILADPKVREAVRGALGANSRATLRRAKEFTETRRS; this is encoded by the coding sequence ATGCCGAACACCGTCCACACCACCCGGATCGCGGCGCCTCCGGAGGCCGTGCACGCGCTCATCGCCGATGTGACCGTGTGGCCGCTGATGTTCGAGCCGAACATCCACACCGAGTACGTCGGGGGCGCGCCGCGCACGGAGGGCCGGGAACGCATCCGCATTTGGGCGTTCGCGGGCTCGGAGATCCGCAGCTGGACCTCCGAACGGGTCCTCGACCCGCACGCGCTGACCGTCGACTTCCGTCAGGAGGAGCCGGCCGCGCCGCTGACGTCGATGAGCGGACGCTGGCTGGCCAAGGACATCGGCGGCGGTGAGACCCTCCTCGAACTCCACCACGAGTTCGAGGCGTTCACCGACGAGCACTTCGTGCTGCACGCCCTCCACCAGAACAGCCCGGCCGAGCTGGCCGGAATGCGGATCGCCGCCGAGAACCCCAGGACGCCGTACGTCTTCGAGGACAGCCTGCGCATCGAAGCACCGCCTCGGGCCGTCTACGACTTCCTCTACGCCGCCGACCGCTGGCCCGAGCGCCTCCCGCACGTCGCCTCCTTGGACCTCTCGGAGCCGGCGCCGGGCATTCAGCGGATGGTGATGGAGACCCGCAGCCCCGACGGAACGCTGCACAGCAGTGAGTCGGTACGGGTGTGCAGGGCCGAGGTCGGCAGCATCGCGTACAAGCAGATCCGTACGCCCACGGTGCTCGTGGCCCACACGGGGGAGTGGCGGCTGACCCCGCTGCCCGACGGCACGACGCTGGCGACGTCCCGGCACAGCGTGATCCTGGCGGACCCGAAGGTCCGGGAGGCGGTGCGGGGCGCGCTGGGGGCGAACAGCAGGGCGACCCTGCGCAGGGCGAAGGAGTTCACGGAGACACGCCGGTCATAG
- a CDS encoding beta-ketoacyl-[acyl-carrier-protein] synthase family protein produces the protein MTRRAVITGLGVVAPGGIGTKDYWALLTGGRAATRHISFFDASTYRSRVAAEVDFDPAAAGLGVREIHRMDRSAQFAVVSAWEAVADSGLALGGLDPLRTGVSIGSAVGAATSLDRAYPLLSDEGRDWRTDTTYAVPQLYDYMVPSALAREVAWTVAAQGPVALVSTGCTSGLDALGHAAGIIAEGSADVMLAGAAEAPVCAITAASFDAIKATTPYEGDDPTEACRPFDLNRDGFVLGEGGAILVLEEKEHARRRGAHVYAEIAGFATRGNAYHMTGLRRDGIELAAAVGAALDEARLPADAIDYVNAHGSGTRQNDVHETEALKKSLGAHAYDVPVSSIKSMIGHSLGAIGSLEAAACALALEHGAIPPTANLHTPDPECDLDYVPLTARAQPLNTVLSVGSGFGGLQSALVLRKPE, from the coding sequence ATGACCCGACGCGCAGTGATCACAGGGCTGGGTGTGGTCGCCCCCGGTGGGATCGGCACCAAGGACTACTGGGCGCTGCTCACCGGCGGCCGGGCCGCGACCCGGCACATCAGCTTCTTCGACGCCTCCACCTATCGCTCCCGGGTCGCCGCCGAGGTCGACTTCGACCCCGCGGCCGCCGGCCTCGGCGTCCGGGAGATCCACCGTATGGACCGCTCCGCGCAGTTCGCCGTGGTCAGCGCCTGGGAGGCGGTCGCCGACAGCGGCCTCGCACTCGGCGGCCTCGACCCGCTGCGCACCGGCGTCAGCATCGGCAGCGCGGTCGGCGCGGCCACCAGCCTGGACCGGGCCTACCCGCTGCTCAGCGACGAGGGCCGCGACTGGCGCACCGACACCACCTACGCCGTCCCCCAGCTGTACGACTACATGGTGCCGAGCGCGCTCGCCCGCGAGGTCGCCTGGACCGTCGCCGCCCAGGGCCCGGTCGCGCTGGTCTCCACCGGCTGCACCTCGGGCCTGGACGCCCTCGGTCACGCCGCCGGGATCATCGCGGAGGGGTCGGCCGATGTGATGCTCGCCGGGGCGGCCGAGGCGCCCGTGTGCGCCATCACCGCGGCCTCCTTCGACGCCATCAAGGCCACCACGCCGTACGAGGGCGACGACCCGACCGAGGCCTGCCGCCCCTTCGACCTCAACCGCGACGGGTTCGTGCTCGGTGAGGGCGGCGCCATCCTCGTACTGGAAGAGAAGGAGCACGCCCGCCGCCGCGGCGCGCATGTCTACGCCGAGATCGCCGGGTTCGCGACCCGGGGCAACGCCTACCACATGACCGGACTGCGCCGGGACGGCATCGAGCTCGCCGCCGCCGTCGGAGCCGCCCTGGACGAGGCCCGGCTGCCCGCCGACGCCATCGACTACGTCAACGCGCACGGCTCCGGGACCCGGCAGAACGACGTCCACGAGACCGAGGCGCTCAAGAAGAGCCTCGGTGCACACGCCTACGACGTGCCGGTCAGCTCCATCAAGTCGATGATCGGCCACTCGCTGGGTGCCATCGGCTCCCTGGAGGCGGCCGCCTGCGCCCTGGCCCTGGAGCACGGCGCCATCCCGCCGACCGCGAACCTTCACACCCCGGATCCGGAATGCGATCTCGACTACGTACCCTTGACCGCACGGGCTCAGCCCCTCAACACGGTACTCAGCGTGGGCAGTGGTTTCGGGGGCCTGCAGAGTGCCCTCGTCCTGAGGAAGCCCGAATGA
- a CDS encoding beta-ketoacyl synthase N-terminal-like domain-containing protein: MTPDPSAAPPARVRAAVTGLGVVAPNGVGTRAWWQATLRGVSALRPASDAPMNRTPVAGEVTSFVAEQHVPSRLLPQTARFTRLALAAAAEALDDAAFDPAAMDEYGTGVFTASSAGGYEFGQHEMGALWRTGSDSVSAYQSFAWFYAACTGQVSIRHGLRGASGTLVTEQCGGLDAVGQARRRLGDGTRVLLAGGSDAGLCPLGWAGHLATGQVSPHSHPARAYLPFHPEASGYVPGEGAAYVVLEERSAAEERGAEVLGEVAGYAAAFDPPSGPGNLGLAARLALADASLTPGDIDAVFADASGVPALDEAEAEVIGDLFGPYGVPVAVPKTMTGRIGAGGSTLDLVAALLALRDGVLPPAVHVDRPKDGWHLDLVTGAPRPVDLRAALVLARGHGGFNSAAVVVR; encoded by the coding sequence ATGACCCCCGACCCCTCTGCCGCCCCACCCGCCCGGGTGCGCGCGGCCGTCACCGGACTCGGTGTCGTCGCCCCCAACGGCGTCGGCACCCGCGCCTGGTGGCAGGCGACTCTGCGCGGCGTCAGCGCCCTGCGCCCCGCGAGCGACGCACCCATGAACCGCACCCCGGTCGCCGGTGAGGTCACCTCCTTCGTCGCCGAACAGCACGTGCCCAGCAGGCTGTTGCCGCAGACCGCCCGCTTCACCCGGCTCGCGCTGGCCGCCGCGGCCGAGGCCCTGGACGACGCCGCCTTCGACCCCGCCGCGATGGACGAGTACGGCACCGGCGTGTTCACCGCCAGCTCGGCCGGCGGCTATGAGTTCGGGCAGCACGAGATGGGCGCCCTGTGGCGCACCGGCAGCGACAGCGTCAGCGCCTACCAGTCCTTCGCCTGGTTCTACGCCGCCTGCACCGGCCAGGTCTCCATCCGGCACGGACTGCGCGGCGCCAGCGGCACCCTCGTCACCGAACAGTGCGGGGGACTCGACGCGGTGGGCCAGGCCCGGCGCCGGCTCGGCGACGGCACCCGGGTGCTGCTCGCCGGCGGCTCCGACGCGGGGCTGTGCCCACTGGGCTGGGCGGGCCACCTCGCCACGGGGCAGGTCAGCCCGCACAGCCACCCGGCCCGCGCCTACCTGCCCTTCCACCCCGAGGCCTCCGGCTACGTCCCCGGCGAGGGCGCCGCCTACGTCGTACTGGAGGAACGTTCGGCCGCCGAGGAGCGGGGCGCGGAGGTCCTCGGCGAGGTCGCCGGGTATGCCGCCGCTTTCGACCCGCCGAGCGGACCCGGCAACCTCGGGCTCGCGGCCCGGCTCGCCCTCGCCGACGCCTCACTGACCCCCGGCGACATCGACGCCGTCTTCGCCGACGCCTCCGGGGTGCCCGCGCTGGACGAGGCCGAGGCCGAGGTGATCGGCGACCTCTTCGGCCCTTACGGCGTCCCGGTCGCCGTACCGAAGACGATGACCGGACGGATCGGCGCCGGCGGCTCCACGCTCGACCTGGTGGCGGCCCTGCTGGCGCTGCGGGACGGGGTGCTGCCGCCGGCGGTGCATGTGGACCGGCCCAAGGACGGCTGGCATCTCGACCTGGTCACCGGCGCCCCGCGCCCGGTCGACCTGCGCGCGGCGCTGGTGCTGGCGCGCGGACATGGTGGATTCAACTCGGCGGCGGTGGTGGTGAGATGA